In Mobula birostris isolate sMobBir1 chromosome 12, sMobBir1.hap1, whole genome shotgun sequence, one genomic interval encodes:
- the cdkn2c gene encoding cyclin-dependent kinase 4 inhibitor C: METTDGSVGDKLTSAAAKGDWKEVNILLQNGVKADAINKFGRTALQVMQIGNTIIADLLLNAGAQPNQQDHNGFTLAHDAAREGFLDTLKILVDFGADVNIENSEGNLPIHLAAQEGHTDVVIFLAKKSNLTLKNEKGQTPYELARMYQRTETVQWMEQNL; this comes from the exons ATGGAAACAACTGATGGATCGGTCGGTGATAAATTAACAAGCGCTGCAGCCAAAGGAGACTGGAAAGAAGTTAATATTTTGCTGCAAAACGGAGTGAAAGCAGACGCAATCAATAAGTTTGGCAGAACTGCTCTTCAG GTCATGCAAATTGGTAATACAATAATAGCTGATTTATTGCTGAATGCAGGAGCTCAACCAAACCAGCAAGATCACAACGGGTTCACACTAGCTCACGACGCGGCCAGGGAAGGCTTCCTGGATACTTTGAAAATCTTGGTGGACTTTGGAGCTGATGTTAATATTGAAAATTCTGAGGGCAATCTACCCATCCACCTTGCTGCACAGGAAGGTCACACTGATGTGGTTATTTTTTTGGCAAAGAAATCAAACCTCACACTTAAAAACGAAAAGGGACAGACTCCATATGAGCTGGCCCGGATGTACCAGAGGACAGAGACTGTGCAATGGATGGAACAAAATTTATAG